Proteins from a genomic interval of Crassostrea angulata isolate pt1a10 chromosome 7, ASM2561291v2, whole genome shotgun sequence:
- the LOC128192359 gene encoding uncharacterized protein LOC128192359 isoform X4, which yields MAYLGYSEDFELDDDGILRDSMSSGGGILIDDDGILRDSFDTQSKYTAGSTGTHWTDSGLERDKQSAGSSSTLRHSDLHSFPSYDDVSHPLGENANISDLEASKDELSFDRDSMVDGDEDELVSSRPHLSLSKLGDRSLQSSNRSSFDHSLAFESTDPKSGSEKDLFDPEYYKQLQELGVLVDGTEFENKNSLNEFEELEAHVSRDNIELSDEEQGDSEEDIEQFLRRTPTREQLLGDYMGHRHGERYHDTSRDSRDHDDVVSRTRPSTANSARTIGSEPFPEISPEEALQLYQEQLGYRDQLDIVDNDAESIEFQESQQTPQENDDDEIFIITSRISDQPSPAKIKAYHNDRGAPSISPRSLTPKSNQSSRPTSRVSERGSSRGNTPYREGPSFIHDRSFDDDSRRDGSVTPVSAINTDSRPSTRQGSRSGTPLQRPDSAASQRSAASEHYSTHSKSKRSPTNNLSKARSQESFFEKENELPAAGRKQGEKMPKRLLPKPSEVNTPLKVKSKSTTNISANRTKPMKPKYSSMSMSLVNIDIGEGDEHSEVISASSDKSRTELSSKLHQEFNKRKQATELVQQLQLDYDKLLSKYAQAELTIDQLRLGANVTLHTNSPTPLQASQGALPSPQQPQTIQMGQIGRGVKSPSPFQGSLGVPSPITLTESAALNSYSDQPDGRRNSTRGLSPLLSSGHSQTDPRGNISMDHGAESVKVGLSFQTQNLSERMDSFQAMLDVGEGMSHENQEKIFDQIRNDHEKLRKDYLQVKEDYNTRKRTSGTGDVNFDEDKELEGELFRLGMKFDDIHQKVEENRKEKHSQRQPFQSNRRQSDSDILTSGMSDQEMRSVDQMKRKIRGVKAGNDLIQPKPNKEFEQKIEKLHVEYNALMDRYRRLKQMAQTPERDREIDNLVRKLYEISQQEPDVFKMPHELEDRWQQLERGDNEDDSVFSSRRQSLNSQGSRRPSKEDSGRGSFAKTENKPFTRDPQSSDHTVGSTRSLHTSDLDPHSDSLGRMRDSSMSGSRSSVSSRGRSPRDSTFDRDSPTPRLPRPRRHDHREPRSGNLKKRYFKLMAESGERPEAGSFSSLQDSGISDQEGSRPRERGASGGGGALSNLPGPGTFKQMTKQRHAGDADSGFIGSMVGSEVSGQASARQQQGQGTLRLRQSDSGSDRPRSRSSRSSRADDSSVASSRTGRKQERPPSRESAQSGRRSNNQSRDYTDDSYTLTESEMSFDIPESRPRRSSRDVRSGRRSVDLPIKEEEEEDFEESERPRSTQSQGSRRSQRVQETPLKTPKKPAKNNVSFSEFSDEELTPRAERSYNESREILSSEDNTPREQPIRPEQRVETQRATVSRREEKARPSTPGAKKEPPRPPTPKIPTPRSDRSGASSRRNQVPPLEISRPRAPEETRRPVVEDRGVGSDSDDTVRGSVATAATKGSDSSEKFKLLQAEIGRLREEFQMAASQNRQTPPQEPPPSQHPPTREDDRDRYFDPTEDPYAFMMGPRRRANSFSGAGARDWNDWWKYPPNQQQDDIPLGYAAADSFNPNSRVPPQVLPEPQRSREKKRIKRKYRNRAAGTEFPDEYDSDQSPSRVTATTATDEQLYSYYVPRYQAARTQTHQQPVRMQRFASQPNLLQNATFQAAPPQPPPQQSVPPPPQYPNVPTTSYAAPISAGYSRLRSSLRNHPTQPVYQAPQYSYDDLDTRGQQPIGYLVTTQPPPPPPVAPPVYLEQTAACPMCGGSGVHSHGEFVYEAPPSEQPVTYVIQSPPRGRPRRRSKSASRVRHYSPDGRNRSRYLIREYISDDSSSAESEDDIIYRRRSRSAGRRSRVRTHQVRKYKKSHEFEDELEMSLNLSEEIGEMTQRMVSRAKSGLALSRRKDFGSSYW from the exons ATGGCGTACCTGGGATACAGCGAGGATTTTGAGCTGGATGATGACGGAATTCTTAGAGACTCCATGTCAT cGGGTGGAGGAATTCTGATTGATGATGATGGGATTTTAAGGGACAGCTTTGACACTCAAAGTAAATACACTGCAGGATCTACAGGGACTCATTGGACAGACTCGGGACTCGAGCGAGACAAGCAGAGTGCAGGGAGCAGCTCCACTCTGAGACACTCTGACCTTCATTCCTTTCCGAGCTATGACGATGTGTCCCATCCGCTGGGAGAAAATGCCAACATCAGTGATTTAGAGGCCTCCAAGGATGAGCTTAGTTTTGATCGGGATTCTATGGTGGATGGTGATGAGGATGAGCTAGTTAGTAGCAGGCCTCATCTCAGTCTCTCTAAACTCGGTGATAGAAGCCTTCAAAGTAGCAATAGAAGCAGCTTTGATCATTCTCTCGCCTTCGAAAGTACCGATCCCAAAAGTGGGTCAGAGAAAGATTTGTTTGACCCGGAATATTACAAACAGCTACAAGAGCTTGGTGTATTAGTCGATGGAACTGAATTCGAGAACAAAAACTCACTGAATGAGTTTGAAGAATTAGAGGCTCATGTGTCTCGTGATAATATTGAGTTGAGTGATGAGGAGCAGGGAGATTCTGAGGAGGACATTGAACAGTTCCTGAGGAGGACCCCGACACGAGAACAGTTGCTTGGGGATTATATGGGACATCGTCACGGGGAGCGCTATCATGATACAAGCAGGGACAGCCGAGATCACGATGATGTAGTCTCCAGAACTCGTCCCAGCACAGCTAACTCAGCCAGAACAATAGGAAGTGAGCCGTTCCCAGAGATTTCACCAGAGGAAGCTCTACAGTTGTATCAGGAACAGCTGGGATACAGGGATCAGCTAGACATTGTGGATAATGATGCAGAGAGCATAGAGTTTCAGGAATCACAGCAGACTCCACAGGAAAATGATGATGACGAAATTTTCATCATAACGAGTCGTATTTCTGATCAACCAAGCCCCGCCAAAATCAAAGCTTACCATAATGATAGAGGTGCCCCCTCTATAAGCCCAAGGTCTTTGACCCCCAAATCAAACCAGAGTAGCAGACCCACCAGTCGAGTGAGCGAGAGGGGCAGCAGTCGAGGGAATACCCCATACAGGGAGGGACCCAGTTTCATCCATGACAGATCATTTGATGATGATTCTCGTAGGGATGGATCAGTGACGCCAGTTTCTGCCATTAACACCGACTCAAGGCCATCCACTAGACAGGGTTCAAGGTCAGGGACCCCCCTACAGAGACCGGACTCTGCAGCGAGCCAGAGGTCAGCAGCATCAGAACACTACTCAACTCACTCCAAATCCAAGAGGAGTCCCACCAACAACCTCTCCAAAGCTCGGTCCCAGGAGAGCTTCTTTGAGAAGGAGAACGAACTACCAGCAGCAGGAAGAAAACAGGGCGAAAAAATGCCAAAACGCTTGCTGCCCAAACCCTCCGAGGTCAACACCCCTCTGAAGGTCAAGAGCAAAAGTACCACCAACATCTCAGCAAACAGGACCAAGCCAATGAAGCCCAAGTATTCTTCCATGTCTATGTCGCTGGTCAATATCGATATCGGGGAGGGGGATGAACACAGCGAGGTCATCAGTGCCTCCTCTGACAAATCCCGCACAGAGCTGTCGTCCAAACTTCACCAGGAGTTCAACAAGAGAAAGCAGGCGACGGAGCTTGTGCAGCAGTTACAGCTGGACTACGACAAGCTTCTGTCCAAGTACGCTCAGGCCGAGCTCACCATCGATCAGCTCAGGCTCGGGGCCAACGTCACGCTGCACACAAACTCCCCCACCCCCCTGCAGGCCAGCCAGGGGGCACTCCCCTCCCCCCAACAACCCCAGACCATCCAGATGGGACAGATTGGCAGAGGAGTGAAGTCCCCCTCCCCATTCCAAGGGTCCCTGGGAGTTCCCAGTCCCATTACACTGACAG agaGTGCAGCTCTCAATTCCTACTCAGACCAACCCGATGGCCGCAGGAATTCTACGCGGGGGCTCTCCCCCCTCCTCAGCTCTGGTCACTCACAGACTGACCCCCGGGGGAATATCTCGATGGACCATGGAGCTGAGAGTGTCAAGGTCGGACTCAGCTTCCAGACTCAGAACCTCAGTGAAAGG ATGGATTCCTTCCAAGCTATGCTTGACGTAGGGGAGGGAATGTCGCATGAAAAccaagagaaaatctttgaccAGATCCGCAACGACCATGAGAAGTTACGGAAAGACTACTTGCAAGTGAAGGAGGATTACAACACGCGTAAGAGGACAAGCGGAACTGGGGATGTTAATTTCGATGAGGACAAAGAATTGGAGGGCGAACTTTTCCGCCTTGGGATGAAGTTTGATGACATTCATCAGAAAGTGGAGGAAAATCGTAAAGAGAAGCATTCTCAGAGACAGCCATTTCAGTCGAATCGTCGACAGTCTGACAGCGATATTCTAACGTCAGGCATGAGTGACCAGGAGATGCGGTCGGTGGACCAGATGAAGCGTAAAATCAGGGGCGTGAAAGCAGGGAACGATTTAATACAACCTAAACCAAACAAAGAGTTTGAACAAAAAATCGAGAAGCTGCATGTTGAGTACAATGCTCTGATGGATCGGTACAGACGACTGAAGCAGATGGCCCAGACCCCAGAGAGAGACAGGGAGATTGACAATCTAGTGAGG AAATTGTATGAAATTAGTCAGCAGGAACCAGATGTCTTTAAAATGCCACATGAACTTGAAGACAG GTGGCAGCAGCTGGAGCGAGGAGATAATGAGGACGACTCGGTGTTCAGCAGCAGACGACAGTCGCTCAATTCCCAGGGCAGCAGACGTCCCAGTAAAGAGGACTCGGGGAGGGGATCATTCGCTAAAACAGAGAATAAACCATTCACCAGG GACCCCCAGTCATCTGACCACACGGTAGGAAGtacaaggtcactgcacacctcTGACCTTGACCCACATTCAG ACTCGCTGGGTCGGATGCGCGACTCCAGTATGTCTGGCAGTCGTAGCAGTGTCTCCTCCAGAGGGCGCTCACCGCGAGACTCCACGTTTGACCGGGACTCCCCCACCCCAAGGCTGCCCCGACCCCGCCGACACGACCACAGGGAACCCCGGTCAGGGAACCTCAAGAAG CGATATTTCAAGTTGATGGCAGAATCAGGAGAG AGACCAGAGGCCGGCAGTTTTAGCAGTCTGCAGGACAGTGGTATATCAGACCAGGAGGGATCCCGCCCCAGAGAGAGGGGTGCTAGCGGCGGGGGAGGAGCTCTGTCCAATCTCCCTGGCCCGGGGACGTTCAAACAGATGACCAAGCAGCGCCATGCAGGGGATGCAGACAGTGGGTTCATAGGGTCAATGGTGGGGTCAGAGGTCAGCGGCCAGGCCTCGGCCCGGCAACAGCAGGGGCAGGGGACCCTGAGGCTCCGACAGTCTGATAGCGGCAGTGACAG ACCAAGATCACGTTCCTCAAGATCATCTCGAGCTGATGACTCCTCTGTGGCGAGCTCGAGAACAGGACGTAAACAAGAGAGACCTCCATCTCGTGAGTCGGCTCAGTCTGGTCGCAGAAGTAACAACCAGTCTCGAGATTACACAGATGACAGCTACACCCTCACTGAGAGCGAGATGAGTTTTGACATTCCAGAATCTCGACCAAGACGCTCCAGTCGAGATGTCCGAAGTGGAAGGAGGAGCGTGGACCTGCCAATCAAAGAGGAGGAAGAAG AGGATTTTGAGGAGTCTG AGCGACCAAGATCCACTCAGAGTCAGGGATCCAGGCGAAGTCAGAGAGTTCAGGAGACCCCGCTCAAAACTCCCAAGAAGCCCGCCAAAAACAATGTGTCCTTCTCTGAGTTTTCTGATGAGGAACTGACTCCACGGGCCGAGAGGAGTTACAATGAGAGTAGAGAGATCCTTTCCTCAGAGGACAACACTCCCAGGGAACAACCAATCAGACCAGAGCAGCGGGTCGAGACCCAGAGGGCCACAGTGTCCCGCCGCGAGGAGAAAGCCCGACCCTCCACACCCGGTGCCAAGAAAGAACCGCCTCGCCCTCCCACCCCCAAAATACCCACACCCAGGTCGGACAGGTCTGGGGCCTCCAGCAGAAGAAACCAGGTGCCCCCGTTAGAGATTTCCCGACCAAGGGCCCCCGAGGAGACCCGTCGGCCGGTTGTGGAGGACAGGGGAGTGGGGTCAGACAGTGATGATACAGTGAGGGGGTCAGTCGCCACAGCAGCCACTAAAGGATCAGACAGCAG cgAAAAGTTTAAGCTGCTGCAGGCTGAAATAGGCCGACTGAGGGAAGAATTCCAGATGGCTGCCTCTCAGAACCGCCAAACACCACCCCAGGAACCTCCCCCTTCCCAGCATCCCCCAACCAGGGAGGATGATAGGGACAGATACTTCGATCCCACTGAGGATCCTTATGCCTTCATGATGGGGCCTCGCCGAAGAGCCAACTCATTTTCTGGAGCAGGGGCTCGGGACTGGAATGATTGGTGGAAATATCCACCCAATCAACAGCAGGATGACATTCCACTCGGCTACGCTGCCGCTGATTCATTTAATCCAAACAGTCGAGTTCCACCGCAAGTGTTACCGGAACCTCAGCGCTCAAGAGAAAAGAAACGAATAAAGCGTAAATATAGGAATCGAGCGGCAGGGACAGAATTTCCTGATGAATATGATTCCGACCAGTCACCCTCCCGTGTGACTGCTACCACGGCCACTGATGAACAGTTGTACAGTTATTATGTACCTCGATATCAAGCAGCACGAACCCAGACCCATCAGCAACCAGTCCGAATGCAGCGATTTGCATCCCAGCCCAATCTGCTGCAAAATGCAACCTTCCAGGCTGCTCCCCCACAACCCCCACCCCAGCAGTCTGTCCCCCCTCCCCCTCAGTACCCCAATGTGCCAACCACCTCCTATGCAGCGCCTATATCAGCCGGATACAGCAGACTGAGGTCTTCTCTCCGTAATCACCCAACACAGCCAGTGTACCAAGCCCCACAATATTCCTACGATGACTTAGACACTCGTGGCCAGCAACCAATCGGATACCTTGTTACAACCCAGCCTCCCCCTCCCCCGCCAGTGGCGCCCCCTGTGTATTTGGAACAGACCGCGGCCTGTCCTATGTGTGGGGGCAGTGGAGTACATTCTCATGGAGAGTTTGTGTATGAAGCGCCCCCGAGTGAGCAGCCGGTGACCTACGTTATACAGAGTCCACCAAG GGGCCGTCCCAGAAGAAGATCAAAGTCGGCGTCTCGGGTGCGACACTACTCTCCCGATGGCAGGAACCGGTCACGCTATCTGATCAGGGAGTACATCAGTGACGATAGCTCGAGCGCCGAGTCCGAGGACGATATTATCTACAGGAGGAG GAGTAGAAGTGCAGGAAGAAGATCAAGAGTACGAACACATCAAGTACGAAAATACAAAAAG TCTCATGAATTTGAAGATGAACTGGAAATGTCCTTGAACCTGTCTGAAGAAATTGGGGAAATGACGCAGAGAATGGTCAGTAGAGCCAAGAGTGGGCTGGCCCTTTCCCGGCGGAAAGACTTTGGCTCCTCCTACTGGTGA
- the LOC128192359 gene encoding uncharacterized protein LOC128192359 isoform X5: MAYLGYSEDFELDDDGILRDSMSSGGGILIDDDGILRDSFDTQSKYTAGSTGTHWTDSGLERDKQSAGSSSTLRHSDLHSFPSYDDVSHPLGENANISDLEASKDELSFDRDSMVDGDEDELVSSRPHLSLSKLGDRSLQSSNRSSFDHSLAFESTDPKSGSEKDLFDPEYYKQLQELGVLVDGTEFENKNSLNEFEELEAHVSRDNIELSDEEQGDSEEDIEQFLRRTPTREQLLGDYMGHRHGERYHDTSRDSRDHDDVVSRTRPSTANSARTIGSEPFPEISPEEALQLYQEQLGYRDQLDIVDNDAESIEFQESQQTPQENDDDEIFIITSRISDQPSPAKIKAYHNDRGAPSISPRSLTPKSNQSSRPTSRVSERGSSRGNTPYREGPSFIHDRSFDDDSRRDGSVTPVSAINTDSRPSTRQGSRSGTPLQRPDSAASQRSAASEHYSTHSKSKRSPTNNLSKARSQESFFEKENELPAAGRKQGEKMPKRLLPKPSEVNTPLKVKSKSTTNISANRTKPMKPKYSSMSMSLVNIDIGEGDEHSEVISASSDKSRTELSSKLHQEFNKRKQATELVQQLQLDYDKLLSKYAQAELTIDQLRLGANVTLHTNSPTPLQASQGALPSPQQPQTIQMGQIGRGVKSPSPFQGSLGVPSPITLTESAALNSYSDQPDGRRNSTRGLSPLLSSGHSQTDPRGNISMDHGAESVKVGLSFQTQNLSERMDSFQAMLDVGEGMSHENQEKIFDQIRNDHEKLRKDYLQVKEDYNTRKRTSGTGDVNFDEDKELEGELFRLGMKFDDIHQKVEENRKEKHSQRQPFQSNRRQSDSDILTSGMSDQEMRSVDQMKRKIRGVKAGNDLIQPKPNKEFEQKIEKLHVEYNALMDRYRRLKQMAQTPERDREIDNLVRKLYEISQQEPDVFKMPHELEDRWQQLERGDNEDDSVFSSRRQSLNSQGSRRPSKEDSGRGSFAKTENKPFTRDPQSSDHTVGSTRSLHTSDLDPHSDSLGRMRDSSMSGSRSSVSSRGRSPRDSTFDRDSPTPRLPRPRRHDHREPRSGNLKKRPEAGSFSSLQDSGISDQEGSRPRERGASGGGGALSNLPGPGTFKQMTKQRHAGDADSGFIGSMVGSEVSGQASARQQQGQGTLRLRQSDSGSDRPRSRSSRSSRADDSSVASSRTGRKQERPPSRESAQSGRRSNNQSRDYTDDSYTLTESEMSFDIPESRPRRSSRDVRSGRRSVDLPIKEEEEERPRSTQSQGSRRSQRVQETPLKTPKKPAKNNVSFSEFSDEELTPRAERSYNESREILSSEDNTPREQPIRPEQRVETQRATVSRREEKARPSTPGAKKEPPRPPTPKIPTPRSDRSGASSRRNQVPPLEISRPRAPEETRRPVVEDRGVGSDSDDTVRGSVATAATKGSDSSEKFKLLQAEIGRLREEFQMAASQNRQTPPQEPPPSQHPPTREDDRDRYFDPTEDPYAFMMGPRRRANSFSGAGARDWNDWWKYPPNQQQDDIPLGYAAADSFNPNSRVPPQVLPEPQRSREKKRIKRKYRNRAAGTEFPDEYDSDQSPSRVTATTATDEQLYSYYVPRYQAARTQTHQQPVRMQRFASQPNLLQNATFQAAPPQPPPQQSVPPPPQYPNVPTTSYAAPISAGYSRLRSSLRNHPTQPVYQAPQYSYDDLDTRGQQPIGYLVTTQPPPPPPVAPPVYLEQTAACPMCGGSGVHSHGEFVYEAPPSEQPVTYVIQSPPRGRPRRRSKSASRVRHYSPDGRNRSRYLIREYISDDSSSAESEDDIIYRRRSRSAGRRSRVRTHQVRKYKKSHEFEDELEMSLNLSEEIGEMTQRMVSRAKSGLALSRRKDFGSSYW; the protein is encoded by the exons ATGGCGTACCTGGGATACAGCGAGGATTTTGAGCTGGATGATGACGGAATTCTTAGAGACTCCATGTCAT cGGGTGGAGGAATTCTGATTGATGATGATGGGATTTTAAGGGACAGCTTTGACACTCAAAGTAAATACACTGCAGGATCTACAGGGACTCATTGGACAGACTCGGGACTCGAGCGAGACAAGCAGAGTGCAGGGAGCAGCTCCACTCTGAGACACTCTGACCTTCATTCCTTTCCGAGCTATGACGATGTGTCCCATCCGCTGGGAGAAAATGCCAACATCAGTGATTTAGAGGCCTCCAAGGATGAGCTTAGTTTTGATCGGGATTCTATGGTGGATGGTGATGAGGATGAGCTAGTTAGTAGCAGGCCTCATCTCAGTCTCTCTAAACTCGGTGATAGAAGCCTTCAAAGTAGCAATAGAAGCAGCTTTGATCATTCTCTCGCCTTCGAAAGTACCGATCCCAAAAGTGGGTCAGAGAAAGATTTGTTTGACCCGGAATATTACAAACAGCTACAAGAGCTTGGTGTATTAGTCGATGGAACTGAATTCGAGAACAAAAACTCACTGAATGAGTTTGAAGAATTAGAGGCTCATGTGTCTCGTGATAATATTGAGTTGAGTGATGAGGAGCAGGGAGATTCTGAGGAGGACATTGAACAGTTCCTGAGGAGGACCCCGACACGAGAACAGTTGCTTGGGGATTATATGGGACATCGTCACGGGGAGCGCTATCATGATACAAGCAGGGACAGCCGAGATCACGATGATGTAGTCTCCAGAACTCGTCCCAGCACAGCTAACTCAGCCAGAACAATAGGAAGTGAGCCGTTCCCAGAGATTTCACCAGAGGAAGCTCTACAGTTGTATCAGGAACAGCTGGGATACAGGGATCAGCTAGACATTGTGGATAATGATGCAGAGAGCATAGAGTTTCAGGAATCACAGCAGACTCCACAGGAAAATGATGATGACGAAATTTTCATCATAACGAGTCGTATTTCTGATCAACCAAGCCCCGCCAAAATCAAAGCTTACCATAATGATAGAGGTGCCCCCTCTATAAGCCCAAGGTCTTTGACCCCCAAATCAAACCAGAGTAGCAGACCCACCAGTCGAGTGAGCGAGAGGGGCAGCAGTCGAGGGAATACCCCATACAGGGAGGGACCCAGTTTCATCCATGACAGATCATTTGATGATGATTCTCGTAGGGATGGATCAGTGACGCCAGTTTCTGCCATTAACACCGACTCAAGGCCATCCACTAGACAGGGTTCAAGGTCAGGGACCCCCCTACAGAGACCGGACTCTGCAGCGAGCCAGAGGTCAGCAGCATCAGAACACTACTCAACTCACTCCAAATCCAAGAGGAGTCCCACCAACAACCTCTCCAAAGCTCGGTCCCAGGAGAGCTTCTTTGAGAAGGAGAACGAACTACCAGCAGCAGGAAGAAAACAGGGCGAAAAAATGCCAAAACGCTTGCTGCCCAAACCCTCCGAGGTCAACACCCCTCTGAAGGTCAAGAGCAAAAGTACCACCAACATCTCAGCAAACAGGACCAAGCCAATGAAGCCCAAGTATTCTTCCATGTCTATGTCGCTGGTCAATATCGATATCGGGGAGGGGGATGAACACAGCGAGGTCATCAGTGCCTCCTCTGACAAATCCCGCACAGAGCTGTCGTCCAAACTTCACCAGGAGTTCAACAAGAGAAAGCAGGCGACGGAGCTTGTGCAGCAGTTACAGCTGGACTACGACAAGCTTCTGTCCAAGTACGCTCAGGCCGAGCTCACCATCGATCAGCTCAGGCTCGGGGCCAACGTCACGCTGCACACAAACTCCCCCACCCCCCTGCAGGCCAGCCAGGGGGCACTCCCCTCCCCCCAACAACCCCAGACCATCCAGATGGGACAGATTGGCAGAGGAGTGAAGTCCCCCTCCCCATTCCAAGGGTCCCTGGGAGTTCCCAGTCCCATTACACTGACAG agaGTGCAGCTCTCAATTCCTACTCAGACCAACCCGATGGCCGCAGGAATTCTACGCGGGGGCTCTCCCCCCTCCTCAGCTCTGGTCACTCACAGACTGACCCCCGGGGGAATATCTCGATGGACCATGGAGCTGAGAGTGTCAAGGTCGGACTCAGCTTCCAGACTCAGAACCTCAGTGAAAGG ATGGATTCCTTCCAAGCTATGCTTGACGTAGGGGAGGGAATGTCGCATGAAAAccaagagaaaatctttgaccAGATCCGCAACGACCATGAGAAGTTACGGAAAGACTACTTGCAAGTGAAGGAGGATTACAACACGCGTAAGAGGACAAGCGGAACTGGGGATGTTAATTTCGATGAGGACAAAGAATTGGAGGGCGAACTTTTCCGCCTTGGGATGAAGTTTGATGACATTCATCAGAAAGTGGAGGAAAATCGTAAAGAGAAGCATTCTCAGAGACAGCCATTTCAGTCGAATCGTCGACAGTCTGACAGCGATATTCTAACGTCAGGCATGAGTGACCAGGAGATGCGGTCGGTGGACCAGATGAAGCGTAAAATCAGGGGCGTGAAAGCAGGGAACGATTTAATACAACCTAAACCAAACAAAGAGTTTGAACAAAAAATCGAGAAGCTGCATGTTGAGTACAATGCTCTGATGGATCGGTACAGACGACTGAAGCAGATGGCCCAGACCCCAGAGAGAGACAGGGAGATTGACAATCTAGTGAGG AAATTGTATGAAATTAGTCAGCAGGAACCAGATGTCTTTAAAATGCCACATGAACTTGAAGACAG GTGGCAGCAGCTGGAGCGAGGAGATAATGAGGACGACTCGGTGTTCAGCAGCAGACGACAGTCGCTCAATTCCCAGGGCAGCAGACGTCCCAGTAAAGAGGACTCGGGGAGGGGATCATTCGCTAAAACAGAGAATAAACCATTCACCAGG GACCCCCAGTCATCTGACCACACGGTAGGAAGtacaaggtcactgcacacctcTGACCTTGACCCACATTCAG ACTCGCTGGGTCGGATGCGCGACTCCAGTATGTCTGGCAGTCGTAGCAGTGTCTCCTCCAGAGGGCGCTCACCGCGAGACTCCACGTTTGACCGGGACTCCCCCACCCCAAGGCTGCCCCGACCCCGCCGACACGACCACAGGGAACCCCGGTCAGGGAACCTCAAGAAG AGACCAGAGGCCGGCAGTTTTAGCAGTCTGCAGGACAGTGGTATATCAGACCAGGAGGGATCCCGCCCCAGAGAGAGGGGTGCTAGCGGCGGGGGAGGAGCTCTGTCCAATCTCCCTGGCCCGGGGACGTTCAAACAGATGACCAAGCAGCGCCATGCAGGGGATGCAGACAGTGGGTTCATAGGGTCAATGGTGGGGTCAGAGGTCAGCGGCCAGGCCTCGGCCCGGCAACAGCAGGGGCAGGGGACCCTGAGGCTCCGACAGTCTGATAGCGGCAGTGACAG ACCAAGATCACGTTCCTCAAGATCATCTCGAGCTGATGACTCCTCTGTGGCGAGCTCGAGAACAGGACGTAAACAAGAGAGACCTCCATCTCGTGAGTCGGCTCAGTCTGGTCGCAGAAGTAACAACCAGTCTCGAGATTACACAGATGACAGCTACACCCTCACTGAGAGCGAGATGAGTTTTGACATTCCAGAATCTCGACCAAGACGCTCCAGTCGAGATGTCCGAAGTGGAAGGAGGAGCGTGGACCTGCCAATCAAAGAGGAGGAAGAAG AGCGACCAAGATCCACTCAGAGTCAGGGATCCAGGCGAAGTCAGAGAGTTCAGGAGACCCCGCTCAAAACTCCCAAGAAGCCCGCCAAAAACAATGTGTCCTTCTCTGAGTTTTCTGATGAGGAACTGACTCCACGGGCCGAGAGGAGTTACAATGAGAGTAGAGAGATCCTTTCCTCAGAGGACAACACTCCCAGGGAACAACCAATCAGACCAGAGCAGCGGGTCGAGACCCAGAGGGCCACAGTGTCCCGCCGCGAGGAGAAAGCCCGACCCTCCACACCCGGTGCCAAGAAAGAACCGCCTCGCCCTCCCACCCCCAAAATACCCACACCCAGGTCGGACAGGTCTGGGGCCTCCAGCAGAAGAAACCAGGTGCCCCCGTTAGAGATTTCCCGACCAAGGGCCCCCGAGGAGACCCGTCGGCCGGTTGTGGAGGACAGGGGAGTGGGGTCAGACAGTGATGATACAGTGAGGGGGTCAGTCGCCACAGCAGCCACTAAAGGATCAGACAGCAG cgAAAAGTTTAAGCTGCTGCAGGCTGAAATAGGCCGACTGAGGGAAGAATTCCAGATGGCTGCCTCTCAGAACCGCCAAACACCACCCCAGGAACCTCCCCCTTCCCAGCATCCCCCAACCAGGGAGGATGATAGGGACAGATACTTCGATCCCACTGAGGATCCTTATGCCTTCATGATGGGGCCTCGCCGAAGAGCCAACTCATTTTCTGGAGCAGGGGCTCGGGACTGGAATGATTGGTGGAAATATCCACCCAATCAACAGCAGGATGACATTCCACTCGGCTACGCTGCCGCTGATTCATTTAATCCAAACAGTCGAGTTCCACCGCAAGTGTTACCGGAACCTCAGCGCTCAAGAGAAAAGAAACGAATAAAGCGTAAATATAGGAATCGAGCGGCAGGGACAGAATTTCCTGATGAATATGATTCCGACCAGTCACCCTCCCGTGTGACTGCTACCACGGCCACTGATGAACAGTTGTACAGTTATTATGTACCTCGATATCAAGCAGCACGAACCCAGACCCATCAGCAACCAGTCCGAATGCAGCGATTTGCATCCCAGCCCAATCTGCTGCAAAATGCAACCTTCCAGGCTGCTCCCCCACAACCCCCACCCCAGCAGTCTGTCCCCCCTCCCCCTCAGTACCCCAATGTGCCAACCACCTCCTATGCAGCGCCTATATCAGCCGGATACAGCAGACTGAGGTCTTCTCTCCGTAATCACCCAACACAGCCAGTGTACCAAGCCCCACAATATTCCTACGATGACTTAGACACTCGTGGCCAGCAACCAATCGGATACCTTGTTACAACCCAGCCTCCCCCTCCCCCGCCAGTGGCGCCCCCTGTGTATTTGGAACAGACCGCGGCCTGTCCTATGTGTGGGGGCAGTGGAGTACATTCTCATGGAGAGTTTGTGTATGAAGCGCCCCCGAGTGAGCAGCCGGTGACCTACGTTATACAGAGTCCACCAAG GGGCCGTCCCAGAAGAAGATCAAAGTCGGCGTCTCGGGTGCGACACTACTCTCCCGATGGCAGGAACCGGTCACGCTATCTGATCAGGGAGTACATCAGTGACGATAGCTCGAGCGCCGAGTCCGAGGACGATATTATCTACAGGAGGAG GAGTAGAAGTGCAGGAAGAAGATCAAGAGTACGAACACATCAAGTACGAAAATACAAAAAG TCTCATGAATTTGAAGATGAACTGGAAATGTCCTTGAACCTGTCTGAAGAAATTGGGGAAATGACGCAGAGAATGGTCAGTAGAGCCAAGAGTGGGCTGGCCCTTTCCCGGCGGAAAGACTTTGGCTCCTCCTACTGGTGA